The Pyrus communis chromosome 2, drPyrComm1.1, whole genome shotgun sequence genome includes a window with the following:
- the LOC137725063 gene encoding uncharacterized protein, with the protein MALLMCASHSRSWRRRWIACTEFFDDDPVIQHIQPGNYDASMDSDEQEEDPVWQKNILMGGKCQLPDFSGVIIYDAEGNIVKPDKTPRLTWK; encoded by the coding sequence ATGGCATTGCTCATGTGTGCTTCTCATTCGCGTAGCTGGCGACGCCGCTGGATCGCTTGCACCGAATTTTTTGACGATGATCCTGTTATCCAACACATTCAGCCTGGAAACTATGATGCAAGTATGGATAGTGATGAGCAGGAAGAGGACCCGGTCTGGCAGAAGAACATACTCATGGGTGGAAAGTGCCAGCTACCAGATTTTTCGGGTGTCATAATCTACGATGCTGAGGGGAACATCGTCAAGCCTGACAAGACTCCTCGTTTAACCTGGAAGTAA